DNA sequence from the Bacteroidales bacterium genome:
GGGGTCTGAAACCACTGCGATTGTTCCATGACGTAAAGCTACTGCAGCAAAGTTAGCAGGGGTAACCATGGAACTTTCAATATGCACATGAGCATCCACAAAACCAGGTATTATATACATATCAGGAGCATCACTAAGTTTTTCAATAGACCGAATTTTCCCATTTTCAATGATCAGCTTTGCTCCATAAATGGAACGTGACCAAACATCAACCAACTTGCCTTCAATTTTCATATGTTTTTTTTACAAATCTTATGATTTTTTTAAAATTGAAATTACAATTACTCACGATGTTTTTAACATTTCGGTTTCATGAACATGATCAGAAAAAACATTTACCTAAAACTTTCGCCCGATATTGATTTAATTGACCCATTTGTGACTCATTTTATAAGAAGCTTTGAGAATAATCAATATGGCGAAGTTCTTTATTTGAGAAACGCACAATTTCTATTTCGTATCATTTTATCACTAGATTTTATTTGTCAAAATCGACTTTTAGTTTTCATCTCGAATCATTCTATTTTATTGCGCAATTCTTCGCATGTTTTCAATTGGATCCAGCTCATTATCCTGAATCAATAAATTTTTTATCTTATTTAAATCGGGTTATAAGACAAGTGAATCCATGAAATTTTTTTCCATACTTATTCACCATAAACTTCTTCTCTTACTTTATTTGAACTAAAGATAAGATGTAACAAATAAATATGCAATATATTTTAATGGTATAAAAACATAAAAAAATTTTTGTATAACCAATTAATTTATATAATTTTGTTCCCCAAAAGGGGTTTATGAAAGATATAAAGGAATATGAATGTTTTAAAGATTTGTCCAAAAAATTAAAGTCATTTGCACATCCTGTGCGACTACAGATTCTCAAGTTATTAAAAGATGAAAATGGTTTAAATGTTACTTCTATTTATCAAAAACTCAATCTTGAACAACCAGTTGCATCTCATCATCTCATTATTCTAAATAAAAATGGACTGCTAATTAAAGATAGAATGGGGCGAGAAAACATTTACAAAATTAACACAGAAATGTTTAATTACTTGTTGGACAACCTAAAAGACTGCATCTACAAAAATTCTTGAGTTTTCAGTACCTTATGGCAGTCAATTTAACACTAACCCACAAGGTGGGCTACTTTTAGGTTTGTATTTTGTTTTATTAACTTCTTGCTAATTCAAAAATTTTTAACTTTGCAAAAAGTTTTACTATGTCAAGAGTATGTGACCTGACCGGAAAAAAAAGGCTTGTTGGTTACCACGTATCACACTCCAACAAGAAGACAAAAAGAAGATTTTATCCAAATCTTCAGTATAAGCGTATTTGGCTTCCAGATGAAAAAAGATGGGCTCGTCTAAGGATATCAACTTCCGTAATGCGTACTATCAACAAAAAAGGTTTGGAAGCTGTTCTCAAAGAATTTTTTGAAAAAGGATATGTGAAATAATTACTCAAGTTATTATTATAGAGAGCTGCTGCTAAGGCAGCTTTTTTATTTTTAAAATAATGATTATTTTTGAACGTTACTTGTTATGGATGAAAAAACATATTTATTTCATGCTTTTATTTCATTTTGCTTATTCATGTTTTTCTCAAGAACCTGAAAAAAACCAATACATCCAATTTAGTGGCCTTATCATGGATATGGATAGTCTAACACCTCTATCATTTGCACATGTTATTAATAAAACCAAACGTATAGCTACTTTTGCCGATATCCATGGTTTTTTTTCTTTCGCTGCTGAGAAAGGAGATGTCATAGAGTTTTCACACGTAGGTTATAAAAAAGCATACTATAAAATTCCTTATACCATCACAGAAACGAAATTTACTCTTTTCCAGCTCATGACGAAAGATACCATTTGGCTACCTGAAACTGTCATCTACCCTTGGCCTTCGCCTGAACAATTCAAACAAGCCTTTCTTTACACTGTTCCTCCCGAAGATGATTACGACCGAGCAAAACGTAATCTTACATTACAAGCTATCAAAGAACGTATGCCTTACGTTGCGCCTGATGGAAGTGAAACATACAGGTATAGGACCAATCAAGTAGCTCAAAAATTATATTATGCAGGTCAACTTCCACCAAATAACTTGATTAACCCATTGGCATGGATGCAATTTATTCAAGCATGGAAAAGAGGTGCTTTTCGCAAGCAAAAATCATCAGCTTCTGAATACTACTACAATGAAACGATGGATTAAATACTTTATTTTTTTCTTTTTTACTTCGCCTCAATTTGCTCAGTTAGCCAAAATCCATGGTTATGTAAAAGATGAAAAGAACAAAGCCATGGAAGGAGTTCAAGTGGGAATACAAAATACGTCTATTGGGAAAACTACAGATAAAAATGGATACTACGAAATTATAGTTCCAACTGACACAACGGTTATTATCTATTTTTCCTTTCTTGGCTATGAAACTCATCAGAGTTCATTTAACCTCAAACCAGGTGAAGTGAGGGCTTATCATGTCACGTTAAAGGAAATATCTAGACTTTTACCTACAGCTTTAATCACCGACCATTTCGACAATGCTCGTGGCATCCAAAAAATGAACCCTCGTGAAGTTCAGTTGCTACCTGGATCACAGAACATAGATCAACTCATTCGCATCGTTGGTCTCGGAGTTTCATCTGGGAATGAACTTTCTTCTGGCTACTCAGTTCGTGGTGGAAATTTCGACGAGAATTTAGTGTATGTGAATGAATTTGAAGTATATCGGCCTTTTTTGCTCAGTGAAGGCCAGCAAGAAGGACTTTCTATTGTTAATCCTCAG
Encoded proteins:
- a CDS encoding metalloregulator ArsR/SmtB family transcription factor codes for the protein MKDIKEYECFKDLSKKLKSFAHPVRLQILKLLKDENGLNVTSIYQKLNLEQPVASHHLIILNKNGLLIKDRMGRENIYKINTEMFNYLLDNLKDCIYKNS
- the rpmB gene encoding 50S ribosomal protein L28, coding for MSRVCDLTGKKRLVGYHVSHSNKKTKRRFYPNLQYKRIWLPDEKRWARLRISTSVMRTINKKGLEAVLKEFFEKGYVK
- a CDS encoding carboxypeptidase-like regulatory domain-containing protein, producing the protein MIIFERYLLWMKKHIYFMLLFHFAYSCFSQEPEKNQYIQFSGLIMDMDSLTPLSFAHVINKTKRIATFADIHGFFSFAAEKGDVIEFSHVGYKKAYYKIPYTITETKFTLFQLMTKDTIWLPETVIYPWPSPEQFKQAFLYTVPPEDDYDRAKRNLTLQAIKERMPYVAPDGSETYRYRTNQVAQKLYYAGQLPPNNLINPLAWMQFIQAWKRGAFRKQKSSASEYYYNETMD